One window from the genome of Rhinolophus ferrumequinum isolate MPI-CBG mRhiFer1 chromosome 10, mRhiFer1_v1.p, whole genome shotgun sequence encodes:
- the WNT10B gene encoding protein Wnt-10b — translation MPEEPRPRPPPWGFVGLLFLALCSRALSNEILGLKLPGEPPLTANTVCLTLSGLSKRQLGLCLRSPDVTASALQGLHIAVHECQHQLRDQRWNCSALEGGGRLPHHSAILKRGFRESAFSFSMLAAGVMHAVATACSLGKLVSCGCGWKGSGEQDRLRAKLLQLQALSRGKSFPHSLPSPGPGSGSSPSPQDTWEWGGCNHDMDFGEKFSRDFLDSREAPRDIQARMRIHNNRVGRQVVNENLKRKCKCHGTSGSCQFKTCWRAAPEFRAVGAALRERLGRAIFIDTHNRNSGAFQPRLRPRRLSGELVYFEKSPDFCERDPTVGSPGTRGRACNKTSRLLDGCGSLCCGRGHNVLRQTRVERCHCRFHWCCYVLCDECKVTEWVNVCK, via the exons ATGCCGGAGGAGCCCCGGCCGCGGCCTCCGCCCTGGGGCTTCGTGGGTCTCCTGTTCCTGGCCTTGTGCAGTCG GGCTCTAAGCAATGAGATTCTGGGCCTGAAGTTGCCCGGCGAGCCGCCGCTGACCGCCAACACCGTGTGCTTGACGCTGTCGGGCCTGAGCAAGCGGCAGCTAGGCCTGTGCCTGCGCAGCCCCGACGTGACAGCGTCCGCGCTTCAGGGCCTGCACATCGCTGTCCACGAGTGTCAGCACCAGCTGCGCGACCAGCGCTGGAACTGCTCGGCGCTCGAGGGCGGCGGCCGCCTGCCGCACCACAGCGCCATCCTCAAGCGCG GTTTCCGTGAGAgtgctttttccttctccatgcTGGCTGCTGGGGTCATGCACGCGGTAGCCACGGCCTGCAGCCTGGGCAAGCTGGTGAGCTGCGGCTGCGGCTGGAAGGGCAGTGGTGAGCAGGATCGGCTGAGAGCCAAACTGCTGCAGCTGCAGGCGTTGTCCCGGGGCAAGAGTTTTCCCCACTCCTtgcccagcccaggccctggcTCAGGCTCCAGCCCTAGCCCCCAGGACACATGGGAATGGGGTGGCTGTAACCATGACATGGACTTTGGAGAGAAGTTCTCTCGGGATTTCTTGGATTCCAGGGAAGCTCCCCGGGACATCCAGGCACGAATGCGAATCCACAACAACAGGGTGGGGCGCCAG GTGGTGAATGAAAATCTGAAGCGGAAATGCAAATGCCATGGCACGTCAGGCAGCTGCCAGTTCAAGACCTGCTGGAGGGCCGCCCCGGAGTTCCGGGCAGTGGGAGCAGCATTGAGGGAGCGTCTGGGCCGGGCCATCTTCATTGATACGCACAACCGCAACTCTGGAGCCTTCCAGCCTCGCCTGCGTCCCCGTCGCCTCTCAGGAGAGCTGGTTTACTTTGAGAAGTCTCCTGACTTCTGTGAGCGAGACCCCACCGTGGGCTCCCCAGGCACGCGGGGCCGGGCCTGCAACAAGACCAGCCGCCTGCTGGATGGCTGTGGCAGCCTGTGTTGTGGCCGTGGGCACAACGTACTCCGGCAGACACGAGTTGAGCGCTGTCATTGCCGCTTCCACTGGTGCTGCTATGTGCTGTGTGATGAATGCAAGGTCACAGAGTGGGTCAACGTGTGTAAGTGA
- the WNT1 gene encoding proto-oncogene Wnt-1 yields the protein MGHWALLPGWVSATLLLALAALPAALAANSSGRWWGIVNVASSTNLLTDSKSLQLVLEPSLQLLSRKQRRLIRQNPGILHSVSGGLQSAVRECKWQFRNRRWNCPTASGPHLFGKIVNRGCRETAFIFAITSAGVTHSVARSCSEGSIESCTCDYRRRGPGGPDWHWGGCSDNIDFGRLFGREFVDSGEKGRDLRFLMNLHNNEAGRTTVFSEMRQECKCHGMSGSCTVRTCWMRLPTLRAVGDVLRDRFDGASRVLYGNRGSNRASRAELLRLEPEDPAHKPPSPQDLVYFEKSPNFCTYSGRLGTAGTAGRACNSSSPALDGCELLCCGRGHRTRTQRVTERCNCTFHWCCHVSCRNCTHTRVLHECL from the exons ATGGGGCACTGGGCGCTGCTGCCTGGCTGGGTTTCTGCTACACTGTTGCTGGCGCTGGCCGCTCTGCCTGCAGCCCTGGCCGCTAACAGCAGTGGCCGATGGTG GGGCATCGTGAACGTAGCCTCCTCCACGAACCTACTGACCGACTCCAAGAGTCTGCAACTGGTGCTGGAACCCAGTCTGCAGCTGCTGAGCCGCAAACAGCGGCGGCTGATCCGCCAGAACCCGGGGATCCTGCACAGTGTGAGCGGGGGTCTGCAGAGCGCTGTTCGAGAGTGCAAGTGGCAGTTCCGGAACCGCCGCTGGAACTGCCCCACCGCTTCGGGGCCCCACCTCTTCGGCAAGATCGTCAACCGAG GCTGTCGGGAAACAGCATTTATCTTCGCCATCACCTCCGCCGGTGTTACCCATTCGGTGGCGCGCTCCTGCTCCGAGGGCTCCATCGAGTCCTGCACGTGCGATTACCGTCGGCGCGGCCCTGGGGGCCCCGATTGGCACTGGGGAGGCTGCAGCGATAACATCGATTTCGGCCGCCTCTTCGGCCGGGAGTTTGTGGATTCCGGGGAGAAGGGGCGGGACCTGCGCTTCCTCATGAACCTTCACAACAACGAGGCGGGCCGCACG ACCGTGTTCTCCGAGATGCGCCAGGAGTGCAAGTGCCACGGGATGTCCGGCTCGTGCACTGTGCGCACGTGCTGGATGCGGCTGCCCACGCTGCGCGCCGTGGGAGACGTGCTGCGTGACCGCTTCGACGGCGCCTCGCGTGTCCTCTACGGCAACCGCGGCAGCAACCGCGCCTCGCGAGCCGAACTGCTCCGCCTGGAGCCGGAAGACCCTGCGCACAAGCCGCCCTCTCCCCAAGATCTTGTCTACTTCGAGAAATCGCCCAACTTCTGCACATACAGTGGACGCCTGGGTACAGCGGGCACGGCAGGGCGCGCCTGCAACAGCTCGTCGCCCGCGCTGGACGGCTGCGAGCTGCTCTGCTGTGGCCGCGGCCACCGCACGCGCACGCAACGCGTCACCGAGCGCTGCAACTGCACCTTCCACTGGTGCTGTCACGTCAGCTGCCGTAATTGCACGCACACGCGCGTACTGCACGAGTGTCTGTGA
- the DDN gene encoding dendrin yields MLDGQLFSEGPNSPREYQDEESGSCLWVQKSKLLVIQVKTISCHYSRRAPPRQPMDFQASHWAQGPQSRTCGPRPGSPEPPPRRPWASRVLQEATNWRAGPPAEARAREQEKRKAASQEREAKETERKRRKAGGARKSPLGRPRPEPRNAPRVAQPAGLPALSRPERLGQVGRPPGPLAQPRSNAGAAWAGPWGGRRPGPPSYEAHLLLRGAAGTAPRRRWDRPPPYVAPPSYEGPHRTLGTSRGPEPSQAPVSSAPALSPARTDGGCTKKRLDPRIYRDVLGAWGLRQGRGLLGGSPGCGTARPRPEPRKGAAEKNLGLAAAGLNSGSDGHPQAKAAGSPGTATAPPRATIATPRPPRPAPRSRPHLKAPGEGKEGREQNWLPKCWIPSLKKQPPRHSQTLPRPWAPGGTGWRESLGHREGAGPETLEGWKATRRAHTLPRSSRGPSRGEGIFVIDATCVVIKSQYVPTPRTQHVQLLPAGVPRVVGDAPSQPKPNKECERAAVFPSPCQKLLLSNRLSHQPGGGHGFEAEGGKPADSSLEERASRILGLPVGEVNLRDAPTQPGSPEHSALGPAALEGAGSAEGSGELVAVPRRPANQCWARNPGPYAGALREAVSRIRRHTAPDSDSDEAAELSVHSGSSDGSDTEASGASWRSERTRTREGGKTAELSDSVRDILGVIGRTEEVLFGARDTKGDPTGK; encoded by the exons atgCTGGATGGCCAGCTATTCTCCGAGGGGCCCAACAGCCCCCGGGAGTACCAAGATGAGGAGTCTGGCAGCTGCCTCTGGGTGCAAAAATCCAAGCTGCTGGTGATCCAAGTGAAGACTATTTCCTGTCATTATAGCCGCCGTGCCCCTCCTCGACAGCCCATGGACTTCCAGGCCAGCCACTGGGCCCAGGGGCCGCAGAGCCGCAC GTGTGGGCCGCGCCCGGGATCCCCTGAGCCACCGCCCCGCCGGCCCTGGGCCTCCAGGGTGCTGCAGGAGGCGACCAACTGGCGGGCTGGGCCCCCGGCCGAGGCCAGGGCCCgggagcaagagaaaaggaaagcggCATCGCAGGAGCGGGAAGCCAAGGAGACCGAGCGAAAAAGGCGCAAGGCAGGTGGGGCCCGAAAGAGCCCCCTGGGTCGGCCCCGCCCGGAGCCTCGGAATGCCCCTCGGGTGGCCCAGCCTGCAGGGCTCCCAGCTCTGTCAAGGCCAGAGCgcctggggcaggtggggagacCACCCGGTCCACTCGCTCAACCGCGGAGCAACGCAGGGGCGGCGTGGGCGGGGCCCTGGGGAGGTCGCAGGCCAGGGCCCCCCAGCTACGAGGCTCACCTGCTGCTGAGAGGCGCTGCCGGGACGGCCCCGCGACGCCGCTGGGACCGGCCGCCACCCTATGTGGCTCCACCTTCTTACGAAGGCCCACACAGGACCTTGGGGACTAGTAGAGGCCCCGAGCCCTCCCAGGCTCCGGTCTCATCCGCCCCAGCTCTGAGTCCGGCCAGGACAGACGGTGGGTGCACAAAGAAGAGGCTGGATCCTCGAATCTACCGGGACGTCCTCGGGGCTTGGGGTCTCCGACAGGGGAGGGGTCTCTTGGGGGGATCCCCAGGATGTGGAACAGCCAGGCCAAGGCCGGAGCCCCGCAAGGGGGCCGCGGAGAAAAACTTGGGTCTGGCTGCTGCTGGCCTGAACAGTGGTAGCGACGGCCACCCCCAAGCCAAAGCTGCTGGGAGCCCAGGGACAGCGACAGCTCCTCCCCGGGCTACAATTGCGACTCCCAGGCCCCCGCGCCCCGCTCCCAGATCCAGGCCCCATCTCAAGGCccctggggaagggaaagaaggtagAGAACAGAACTGGCTCCCCAAATGCTGGATTCCCTCCCTTAAAAAGCAGCCACCCCGACATAGCCAGACCCTCCCCAGACCCTGGGCTCCAGGAGGCACAGGATGGAGAGAGTCCCTGGGTCACAGAGAGGGGGCCGGCCCCGAGACTTTGGAGGGTTGGAAGGCAACCCGCCGCGCCCACACCCTTCCCCGCAGTTCTCGAGGCCCCTCTCGTGGAGAAGGCATCTTTGTCATTGACGCCACGTGCGTGGTGATAAAGTCCCAGTATGTTCCAACCCCTCGAACCCAGCATGTGCAGCTTTTGCCCGCTGGGGTGCCACGCGTTGTTGGGGATGCCCCCAGCCAACCGAAGCCCAACAAGGAGTGCGAGAGGGCCGCGGTCTTTCCTTCCCCTTGCCAAAAGCTGCTGTTGAGCAATCGCCTTTCACACCAGCCAGGTGGGGGGCACGGGTTCGAGGCTGAGGGCGGGAAGCCAGCGGACTCCTCATTGGAGGAGCGCGCCTCCCGCATCTTGGGGCTCCCGGTGGGCGAAGTAAACCTGCGGGATGCTCCCACGCAGCCAGGTAGCCCAGAGCACTCAGCCTTAGGCCCAGCGGCTTTGGAAGGCGCGGGCAGTGCCGAGGGCTCGGGGGAACTGGTGGCAGTCCCGCGGCGGCCCGCAAACCAGTGCTGGGCGCGGAACCCCGGGCCCTACGCCGGGGCCTTGCGGGAAGCCGTGTCCCGCATCCGCCGCCACACTGCCCCGGACTCGGACTCGGACGAAGCTGCGGAGCTCAGTGTCCATAGCGGTTCTTCTGACGGAAGCGACACAGAAGCCTCGGGTGCCTCCTGGCGGAGTGAGCGGACCCGGACCCGGGAAGGCGGGAAGACAGCCGAGCTGAGCGACAGTGTCCGAGACATTCTAGGTGTCATCGGCCGAACCGAGGAGGTCCTCTTCGGGGCGAGGGACACTAAGGGGGACCCCACAGGGAAGTAG